Proteins encoded within one genomic window of Halodesulfurarchaeum formicicum:
- the nrfD gene encoding NrfD/PsrC family molybdoenzyme membrane anchor subunit, translating into MATASSLPNFNPGFEDNRIRIAWYGLLVLTLLVGAYATYQRIVGGMATTNLTSITPWGAWVAFYIYFIGLSAGAFLVSTLANVFEMEGMEKIDRDALFAAIIAMVVAMLFVWIDLGRMERMYFPFIWRQLTSALSWEVHAYVAYIGVLTAELYFSMRADLVRVSNHASGLRARIAGLLTLGRTSLSESAIQTDRSWLKRIGILGIPLAIFFVHGGTGILFAGVKARAYWNSGLFPVIFVVSALLSGTALVMAVYVLRRKLFEGKPVDLDLLDRLGQLLLGFVLIDAAFTAIEALIGVMSLEGAHLSAWLTIALGKMAWSFWIVMVGLGWVVPLILTSRRSWRRRPMLMVIAGLSVVIGIVGVRFNIVVPPLVNPVMEGLPAGDYLPSLTEWATSFGIVAVGLLIYTLGAEVLPLTPLTEEDNS; encoded by the coding sequence ATGGCGACTGCAAGCTCACTTCCGAACTTCAATCCGGGTTTCGAAGACAATCGGATCCGGATCGCGTGGTACGGACTGCTGGTCCTCACGCTCCTGGTCGGTGCATACGCGACTTACCAGCGCATCGTCGGGGGCATGGCGACCACGAATCTCACCTCGATCACCCCGTGGGGGGCCTGGGTGGCCTTCTACATCTACTTCATCGGGCTTTCGGCGGGCGCTTTCCTCGTGAGTACCCTCGCGAACGTCTTCGAGATGGAGGGGATGGAGAAGATCGATCGCGACGCGCTGTTCGCGGCGATCATCGCCATGGTCGTCGCGATGTTGTTCGTCTGGATCGACCTCGGCCGGATGGAGCGGATGTACTTCCCCTTCATCTGGCGGCAGCTCACCTCGGCACTGTCCTGGGAAGTGCACGCCTACGTGGCCTACATCGGCGTGTTGACTGCCGAACTATACTTCTCGATGCGGGCCGATCTGGTCCGGGTCTCGAATCACGCGTCCGGACTGCGGGCCCGAATCGCCGGGCTGCTCACGCTGGGCCGCACCAGCCTGAGTGAGAGTGCCATCCAGACCGACCGCTCGTGGCTCAAACGCATCGGTATCCTCGGGATTCCGCTGGCCATCTTCTTCGTCCACGGCGGGACGGGGATTCTCTTCGCCGGCGTGAAAGCCCGGGCCTACTGGAACAGTGGCCTCTTCCCGGTCATCTTCGTCGTTTCGGCCCTGCTCTCCGGGACCGCACTGGTCATGGCCGTCTATGTGTTGCGTCGAAAGCTCTTCGAGGGAAAACCGGTCGATTTGGACCTCCTCGACCGGCTGGGCCAGTTGTTGCTCGGCTTCGTGCTGATCGATGCGGCCTTCACCGCGATCGAGGCCCTGATCGGCGTGATGTCGCTGGAAGGCGCCCACTTGAGCGCGTGGCTCACGATCGCCCTGGGCAAGATGGCCTGGTCGTTCTGGATCGTGATGGTCGGACTGGGGTGGGTGGTACCCCTCATCCTGACGAGCCGTCGGTCCTGGCGGCGCCGGCCGATGTTGATGGTGATCGCCGGACTCTCGGTCGTCATCGGGATCGTCGGTGTCCGGTTCAACATCGTCGTCCCACCGCTGGTGAACCCGGTCATGGAGGGACTCCCAGCCGGTGATTATCTGCCGTCGCTCACCGAGTGGGCCACGAGCTTCGGAATCGTCGCCGTCGGGCTCCTGATCTATACGCTCGGCGCTGAAGTACTGCCGTTGACCCCGCTAACTGAGGAGGATAACTCATGA